The segment GCCTGGCAGCATCCACAGCTCTGTGACACCCGCCCACTGTTGGTGAGTGCACACACTGGGTTTTGCCCCCAGAAGTGCTCTCTTTGAAAGGTGCTGTGTGGTTATTCCTGCCCAGAGTAGGAAGCTGATCCAAAGCTTTTCTAGGAATTGGCTGGGTCTTTTCAAGTACAACCTGGGACCCAGCAGAGGATTTCCCCTGCTCCAAGGAGATGCATGAAATCCAAAACACTcatgttctttttaatttggaaTCAATTTCCTTGAAAGAAGATGtacaaaacccaagcagcaacGAATCACCATCCCTTCCCTCTTGCCAGGTTTGCAGGTGGACTCCAGAAGCTAAAACCTGAGTTCAGTCTGGACTCTTCTGTCAAACCAGCCCTGGGGGAGCTCTGAGCCAGGCAGGAAGCACAGCTGTAGAAAATCCACAGCAGTAAGTTTAAAGCTCTTGGAAAAGTCACTTTAAAGAGAAGGGCTGATGGAAGTCGAGCTCTGAGTGTCCCTGAGAACAGAGAGAAGGTCACTTGTCACCCAATGTCAAATGACTTCAAACTGTACGCTTGTTTTTCTCGGTCACTTGGCAAGGATTTATATTTTCCCTGAAGGCAAAGCAAAGACTAATTCCCCTTTAACCACAACTAAACCCAGTCTGACTATAGCCCAAAATACAAGAGTTGTGAGTCCTTTAGTAATCAAGATACAACAGCAGTGTTACACATATTGAGAAAGGGCAGAAATCACCCCCGGGGGGATCACTTACATGGTGAGCAGCTCTGTTAGTGGTTTCCctcttctgtaaaaaaaaagagaatgatgATGTTAATGGGTTGTGGTATAAAACTGAAGGTGTGGGTGTGTTTTGCAAGGTTTGCTTccaaaaaggaataaaatcaaTGTAAAACAGGATGGGGAGAAGCCCCTCAGCTCGGTCTGGGTCCCTGCCTTGTGCTCCATTGATtttcagcctgctgctggcttgCTATAGTCTTAGGACACAGCAGGATGCCCGTGACAGTAATCCCTCTTCTCCCACTGAAGGAAGCCACTGTCCTTCCAAAGGTCAGAACACTCAGCAGCAGGACTCATGCTCATGGCTGCCTTTACCtttattttccactttaaaaTCGGATGGGAGGAGGTTGTCCTGTCGGTTCCCCAAGACAAAGCCCAGGAAGGAAAGGATGAGAGCATCAAGGATGCCGATGATGCAGAGGATGTAGGCCCAGCGGACAGTGCAGGCACCCAGTGTGTACTTGTCTGTCTTATCCCCACACATGCGCTTCACCTCGGTTGAATCCCATCCATCGGGGTAGATCAGGCAACCAATCATGAGCCCAGTAGCTGTGGAGAGAGGGAGATGTGACAGCACAGAGTcatggaatgctttgggttggaagggatcttaagcatcatctgctgccagcccagcagccacaGGCTGCCTGCTGAGCTGTATGTGGAGATGGCAGGTGGAGGATTTAGATCACATATTGGGAAGAAATACTTCCCTGTGAGgttgctgaggcgctggcacagggtgcccagagaagctgtggctgccccatccctggcagtgctcaaggccaggttggacacaggggcttggagcagctgctccagtggaaggagtccctgcccgtggcaggggttggagctggaggagctttaaggtctcttcaaacccaaaccattctatgattctaagagcaTGACCATAATGCTATGGACAGATAAGATACTACATAGCACCAACCAGAGCTCTGTGGTTGCTGGTCACAcatggctctgctctgctgccactgctgcagccaaggaggaggaggacacaGCACACTGCATTTTCAGGAGCTCCCTATCAAGGacacactgctgcagcatctcccattGTTGTGTTGCCCAGGCAACACCTCTCCTGCCTCCTCATGCATCCCAGGCCCTGTGCCTCCGAAGAAACACCAGGATGGGTTTAGCCTGTGCAAGGTGGAGAACCCGCTGTTGCTTCATGCCTGGCCAGATTTTAGCTTACACTTTGCTAAGGtagagctggcagcagcagctctgcagattAACTCTGCTTGCTCAGCTGTGGTGGTTCCAGCCCAGCCATGTgccaccagctcctcctgtgGCTGCTCCCAACACCCaaccccagcacacacagcccaaGAGCCCAGCCCATGTCTCTCTGCACATCACCTTTGTGGCTTTGCCACAAGAATAGCAACAAACTCAGTACCGAAGGGCAGTCTTCTGCCAAGAAATGTGCCAAAATCtccaaaatgtctttttcttctttcccacacacacatttaGAGAAATTGTATTTGCTTGACAAGAATGACCAGGCTCAGAAGGGAGAAGTTGAGCTCATCCATGAGGCTCTGGGATGTGTttcagttggacttgatgatatCTCTTCCAAATGGCTCTACGAAGCAGATGCTTGTCTCTGCTATTGGACatctgcagcctcctgcagcagcaagatTCTCCCTGCCACGGCCTCGTGCCTCTCCTCTCTCAGGGGACACTTGCCTCACACTTTGCTGATGATCCGTTGGCTTGGGGACAGAAGAGTGGCAAGGCAGGCAAACAGCATCGCAGACTGCAGGGAGCATATGTCTTCATTGAGAAGTAGCTGTTCGCTCCTGTATTTGATTGCTGGAGCTAGCAGAGAGCAGGGGCACAGAGAAATGGGGTGAGCTGCCACAAACCACTTCTTTGGGGAAGAAGCACCATGGAGCACAGCAAAGGCCATAAAATAGATCCTCTTGTCACCTTTGTAACATAACCCtcagaaatgctgcagcaacagccctgagatggctccaaaGCTCCCGAGAGCCTGTTTGGGGCAGAGAAACCGGCTGAGGGAGGATTCAGACTCATCTGTGTGGCCTGAGCACCTGCACCAGGTTTCTCTCCTCCATCGAGcacaaaaacaaatgcaaaagcCCCACATACCACAGCAAAGACCTTCCCTGCTAGCACTGCCCAGGAGGCTGAGCTGCCCCAAGCCTCTTATCAGCTCCCTTCTTCAGCCAGGATCTGGAGCAGCCCTGATGCCATGGGGTGGCCCTGCCATGGGTGATAGATTGAATCCATGAATGATTCAGGAGCGGCTGGGTTGGGTTTCAGCCAAGGCTTCaactgcaggagctgggttaCCAGTGTCTCAGGTGTCTTCTTGTGCCAGGGGAGaaatggagaaggctgaagatCCACGGGGATGAGCAGAGGGATGTGGGGAAGAGCAGAAAGACGGGAAAGTGTGGGTGATGGTGCTGAGTGTTACAGTCAGTCCCCTCCTCCTGTTCCACTCCCCCAGTACATCATCCCCTGAGCTCAGGAGTTACCACAACAACCCAGCAAACACCAGCTCTGTCTCCCTGCGTAATTCCCACAGGATCTGGCACTCAGGAGGCCCTGCGGCGCTCAGTACTCTTGCACTGATGATGCTCTGAAGCCTCAACCCCGCTGCTGCCTGGATGTGCAGCACGGAGCATCAGGAGCCTGCTGGGTCTCAGCTGCTTTGACAGACTTTGCCTGTTGCAAAGTCTCCACTGGTAACCAGTAACTGGGAGCAAATGGGGCTTGAAGGTTGCACTGGGGACCCCTTCCTGGTCAGGCTCTCCCCtggcaaagaggaaaaagcagctctgcatggagcatcagcacccccccccccccccccccccccgagcatCAGCCCGAGCCCCCTCACCTGCTGCCAGCTGCATCCAGGCACAGACTTTATACACAGTGGCTGCGTTACAGAAGAAGAAGAGGCTGAAGCAGAGGATGGAGCCGATGATGAGGAAAGTGGAGATGCCTACGAAGAACATGGCTGTTTTGAAGGCGCTGGAGGGGATGGTGCCGAAGTCGAGGGGGCTGCCCTTGCAGATGAGCTCCCCGGTGAGCGCGTTGCCGATGCAGTAAGAGAAGAGGCCGAAGTACCCGGCCTGCGGCGTGTCGATGCTGTCCCCGATCCAGTAGGGCTGGATGAAGGTCACGACCATCAGGATGGAGAAGCAGAGGGTGAAGAGGgcccagagcagccccatggcccGCGCGTTCCTCACGTAGTTGGTGTGGTAGATCCGAGCCGCCTCCTGCGCCGGCAGCAGCTCGGGCATGGCGGGGGCTGAGgcaccggccccggccccggccccggccccggcgcTGCCCCGCCCCGCAGGGAGGCTCCGGAGCCTGCACCGCGACCCCCCCTCCGGCACCGGCAAAGAGCAGGGGAGGAGCCGGGAGG is part of the Melopsittacus undulatus isolate bMelUnd1 chromosome 16, bMelUnd1.mat.Z, whole genome shotgun sequence genome and harbors:
- the LHFPL5 gene encoding LHFPL tetraspan subfamily member 5 protein; amino-acid sequence: MPELLPAQEAARIYHTNYVRNARAMGLLWALFTLCFSILMVVTFIQPYWIGDSIDTPQAGYFGLFSYCIGNALTGELICKGSPLDFGTIPSSAFKTAMFFVGISTFLIIGSILCFSLFFFCNAATVYKVCAWMQLAAATGLMIGCLIYPDGWDSTEVKRMCGDKTDKYTLGACTVRWAYILCIIGILDALILSFLGFVLGNRQDNLLPSDFKVENKEEGNH